From the genome of Anaerolineae bacterium:
CCTTCGGGACAAAGCGCCGGCCGACCAGCGAGGTCAGGATGCCCAAGCTTCCCATGATAACACCGACCAGGAACGTGTCCGCCAACGGCGGGAACAGCACGTGCAGATAAGCGCCGATGGTGATTTCCAGCAGGCCCCACAGGGCGCCGAAGATAGCGATGTACACCAGGTCCCGGGTAGAGAATCTCATGTGTCTGCCTCCCTTATTCCGGATATGATCATGCCCCGACGGGCAAGACCTCACCATCGTGTTCTCGCGTTTCCTTTTTGGCCGGCCGGATCGTGCCATCTGCGACGATTCGCCCATCTCGCATGATCACCATGCGCTCCACGTAATGGTACACGAGCTTCTCGTCATGGCTGATGAGCAGGATGGTATGGCCGCGGCGGTGGAGCCGGCATATCCATTCCATCAGCCGCTCCAGGTGCCCCCAGTCCTGTCCCATGGTCGGCTCATCCAGGATGAGGAGCGCCGGCTGGGCCGACAGCACAGCCGCCAGGGCGGTGCGCTGTTGCTGGCCCATGCTGAGCGCCAGGGGGTGCCGCCGGCGCAGGCGGGTCAGGTCCGCCGCCTGCAGGATAGGCTCCACAGTCTCCGCCACCGGCAGGCCCCAGTTCGCCGGCGCCATCGCCACCTCGTCCCAGACGCTGTCGGCGAAGAGCTGGAGGGTCGGGTCTTGAAAGAGCATGCCGGCGCGCCGGGCCGGAGGGATGCGGCGTGCCGCTGGGTTCCAGACGATCTGGCCGCGCTGGGGGCGCAGTGCGCCGGCCAGCACGCTGGCCAGGGTCGATTTGCCGGCGCCGTTCGGCCCCACCAGGCCGACGAACTCGCCGGCGTACAGCGCCAGGTCTATGCCGTGCAGGACCTTTCGCCGGCCGTACCCCGCCTCCACCCCCACTAGCTTCACCAGCGGAGGGTCCTGACGGACAGGGGGATGCACTCCCGTGGGAGGGTGCAGGTCACAGCGCGGCCCAACGGCATAGCGCGGGTCGCGCAGTCCCAGCCGGCGGAGCAGTGCCGCGTCCCCGAATACCGCCGCCGGCGTCCCGTCCGCGACCACCCGACCGTTTTCCATCAGCAGGGCGCGCTCGGCCAACTCAAGAAATGGATGGAGGCGGTGTTCGAGGACGATGATGGTCATGCCGTGCCGGCCATGTAGCTTGCGGAGGGTATCCCGCAGGAGGGCGATGCCCTCGGCGTCCAGGTGGGCCGTCGGTTCATCCAGCACCAGCACTGCCGGCAGCATAGCCATGGCCGAAGCGATAGCCAGGCGCTGGCGCTCTCCCCCCGATAGCTTGCGGATCTCGCGCCCCTGCAGGTGGGCGATGCCCACTGCCTCGATGGCGAAGCGCACCCGTGCTTCTACCTCGTCCGCCGGCAGTCCCAGGTTGCGCGGCCCGAAGGCGATTTCCTCTTCCACAGTGTAGTTGAACAGTTGGGTGGCGGGGTTCTGAAAGACGACGCCGACGCGCTGGGCGAGCTGGTGTGCCGGCGTCCGCATGACATCCAGGCCGGCCACCTCGGCATAACCCTCCACCCGCGCCGGCACTACCTGAGGGATCAGCCCGGCCAGCACCAGCGCCAGGGTGCTTTTGCCACAGCCAGAAGGCCCGGTAACAAGGAGAAACTGGCCGGCCGGCACCTCCAAATCCATGCCGCGCAGTGCCGGCTGGCCGCCATACCAGACGCCCAAACCCTTCAGGAGCACGATCGGGCATGCGCCGGGAGATGACGCCTGCATCTCCTGGATGGGCGTGGCCCCTACATGTACCGGCGCCGGCACTGTTCCAGCCATGACCGCACCGCCTCCAACTGTCCTTTGCGAAAGGTATAGACCAGCTCGTCGAAGTCGTTGGCTCTGCCGGCCCGTCGGGCTGTCTCCAGCCGCGCCAGCCGCTCGTCGCACACCGCGAGCTGTGCCTCGATGAGCGCCGTCGCACCGGGGAGGCCCAGCAGGTCAAAGAGGCGCAGTTTGCTCAGGAATTCCACCCGCATGTGCCGGACGGAGAGCACCGGT
Proteins encoded in this window:
- a CDS encoding energy-coupling factor ABC transporter ATP-binding protein, with protein sequence MAGTVPAPVHVGATPIQEMQASSPGACPIVLLKGLGVWYGGQPALRGMDLEVPAGQFLLVTGPSGCGKSTLALVLAGLIPQVVPARVEGYAEVAGLDVMRTPAHQLAQRVGVVFQNPATQLFNYTVEEEIAFGPRNLGLPADEVEARVRFAIEAVGIAHLQGREIRKLSGGERQRLAIASAMAMLPAVLVLDEPTAHLDAEGIALLRDTLRKLHGRHGMTIIVLEHRLHPFLELAERALLMENGRVVADGTPAAVFGDAALLRRLGLRDPRYAVGPRCDLHPPTGVHPPVRQDPPLVKLVGVEAGYGRRKVLHGIDLALYAGEFVGLVGPNGAGKSTLASVLAGALRPQRGQIVWNPAARRIPPARRAGMLFQDPTLQLFADSVWDEVAMAPANWGLPVAETVEPILQAADLTRLRRRHPLALSMGQQQRTALAAVLSAQPALLILDEPTMGQDWGHLERLMEWICRLHRRGHTILLISHDEKLVYHYVERMVIMRDGRIVADGTIRPAKKETREHDGEVLPVGA